A DNA window from Oncorhynchus tshawytscha isolate Ot180627B linkage group LG13, Otsh_v2.0, whole genome shotgun sequence contains the following coding sequences:
- the tmem64 gene encoding transmembrane protein 64 isoform X2 produces MWGPAPPSLQVAVKVLKHAAVKGQIQLNRWLQRPSPDECDKIDLLICNTFDERGGAVGKSDGDPESIVDTGVSFTGGATNREFRHQCCITTCCFKSSLLACILTAVCFSSVALVRQYLKDLLLWVESLDSLVGALLFIVGLIIVSFPFGWGYIVLNVAAGYLYGFVLGMGLVMVGVLIGTFVAHLVCKRLLTDWVVNKVGNSEQLSAVIRVVEGGSGLKVVALARLTPIPFGLQNAVFSLLMVSMVCEVADGVHGLKLLMVAMVCRSSEKRDQDVWIPNGTLFP; encoded by the exons ATGTGGGGCCCTGCGCCACCATCCCTGCAGGTCGCCGTAAAAGTCCTGAAACACGCCGCTGTCAAAGGACAGATCCAGCTGAACCGCTGGCTCCAGAGACCCTCCCCGGACGAGTGCGATAAAATTGACctcttgatatgcaacaccttTGACGAGAGAGGAGGCGCCGTCGGCAAGTCTGATGGAGACCCGGAGAGCATCGTTGACACTGGCGTGTCATTCACCGGTGGCGCCACCAACAGGGAGTTCAGACACCAGTGTTGTATTACCACGTGTTGCTTCAAGAGCAGCCTCCTGGCATGCATTCTGACAGCTGTGTGCTTCTCCTCCGTGGCTCTAGTCCGACAGTACCTCAAGGACCTTCTTCTCTGGGTGGAGAGCTTGGACAGCCTGGTTGGAGCCTTGCTGTTCATAGTTGGTCTGATCATTGTGTCCTTCCCATTCGGCTGGGGGTACATCGTACTGAACGTGGCTGCGGGATACCTCTACGGCTTCGTGCTGGGTATGGGACTGGTGATGGTGGGGGTGCTTATAGGTACCTTCGTGGCTCACCTGGTGTGTAAGAGACTGTTGACAGACTGGGTGGTCAACAAGGTGGGGAACTCTGAACAGCTCAGTGCTGTAATACGGGTGGTGGAGGGGGGAAGTGGACTCAAGGTGGTGGCCTTAGCGAGACTCACACCCATTCCCTTTGGACTCCAGAATGCAGTGTTCTCA TTGCTGATGGTGTCCATGGTCTGTGAAGTTGCTGATGGTGTCCATGGTCTGAAGTTGCTGATGGTGGCCATGGTCTGCAGATCAAGTGAGAAACGGGACCAAGATGTATGGATCCCTAACGGGACCCTGTTCCCATAG
- the tmem64 gene encoding transmembrane protein 64 isoform X1, whose protein sequence is MWGPAPPSLQVAVKVLKHAAVKGQIQLNRWLQRPSPDECDKIDLLICNTFDERGGAVGKSDGDPESIVDTGVSFTGGATNREFRHQCCITTCCFKSSLLACILTAVCFSSVALVRQYLKDLLLWVESLDSLVGALLFIVGLIIVSFPFGWGYIVLNVAAGYLYGFVLGMGLVMVGVLIGTFVAHLVCKRLLTDWVVNKVGNSEQLSAVIRVVEGGSGLKVVALARLTPIPFGLQNAVFSITDVSLPNYLVASSVGLLPTQLLNSYLGTTLRTMEDVIAEQSISGYLVFSLQIIISIGLMFYVVHRAQVELNAAIAACQMELKTSHMNGTSTNHSGFTYCSKRASAGGGIINVV, encoded by the exons ATGTGGGGCCCTGCGCCACCATCCCTGCAGGTCGCCGTAAAAGTCCTGAAACACGCCGCTGTCAAAGGACAGATCCAGCTGAACCGCTGGCTCCAGAGACCCTCCCCGGACGAGTGCGATAAAATTGACctcttgatatgcaacaccttTGACGAGAGAGGAGGCGCCGTCGGCAAGTCTGATGGAGACCCGGAGAGCATCGTTGACACTGGCGTGTCATTCACCGGTGGCGCCACCAACAGGGAGTTCAGACACCAGTGTTGTATTACCACGTGTTGCTTCAAGAGCAGCCTCCTGGCATGCATTCTGACAGCTGTGTGCTTCTCCTCCGTGGCTCTAGTCCGACAGTACCTCAAGGACCTTCTTCTCTGGGTGGAGAGCTTGGACAGCCTGGTTGGAGCCTTGCTGTTCATAGTTGGTCTGATCATTGTGTCCTTCCCATTCGGCTGGGGGTACATCGTACTGAACGTGGCTGCGGGATACCTCTACGGCTTCGTGCTGGGTATGGGACTGGTGATGGTGGGGGTGCTTATAGGTACCTTCGTGGCTCACCTGGTGTGTAAGAGACTGTTGACAGACTGGGTGGTCAACAAGGTGGGGAACTCTGAACAGCTCAGTGCTGTAATACGGGTGGTGGAGGGGGGAAGTGGACTCAAGGTGGTGGCCTTAGCGAGACTCACACCCATTCCCTTTGGACTCCAGAATGCAGTGTTCTCA ATCACAGACGTGTCGTTGCCAAACTACCTGGTGGCGTCGTCAGTCGGCCTGCTGCCCACACAGCTCCTAAACTCCTACCTGGGCACCACGCTGCGCACCATGGAAGACGTCATCGCAGAACAGAGCATCAGCGGATACCTGGTCTTCAGTCTACAG atcATCATCAGTATAGGTCTGATGTTCTACGTGGTCCATCGGGCCCAGGTGGAGCTGAATGCGGCCATCGCTGCCTGTCAGATGGAGCTGAAGACATCACACATGAACGGCACTTCCACCAATCACAGCGGCTTCACGTACTGCAGCAAGAGGGCGTCGGCCGGGGGTGGGATCATCAACGTGGTCTGA
- the LOC121839026 gene encoding putative endo-beta-N-acetylglucosaminidase: protein MLSVSWFFFSGFGSSVEYKPTHSMLSVSWFFFSGFGSSVEYKPTHSMLSVSWFFFSGFGSRVEYTPTHSMLSVSWFFFSGFGSRVEYTPTHSMLSVSWFFFSGFGSSVEYKPTHSMLSVSWFFFSGFGSSVEYKPTHSMLSVSWFFFSGFGSSVEYTPTHSMLSVSWFFFSGFGSSVEYTPTHSMLSVSWFFFSGFGSSVEYTPTHSMLYVSWFFFSGFGSSVEYTPTHSMPSVSWFFFSGFGSSVEYTPPHSMLSVSWFFFSGFGSRVEYTPTHSMLSVSWFFFSGFGSSVEYTPTHSMRSVSWFFFSGFGSSVEYTPTHSMLSVSWLSLSKKVLNTSRSGIQATNLPCASCCLTLHDRRTDASLILLCPPAQHLNCFYFDKQTGH from the coding sequence ATGCTGTCTGTCAGTTGGTTCTTCTTCTCTGGTTTTGGAAGCAGCGTAGAGTATAAACCAACACATTCCATGCTGTCTGTCAGTTGGTTCTTCTTCTCTGGTTTTGGAAGCAGCGTAGAGTATAAACCAACACATTCCATGCTGTCTGTCAGTTGGTTCTTCTTCTCTGGTTTTGGAAGCAGGGTAGAGTATACACCAACACATTCCATGCTGTCTGTCAGTTGGTTCTTCTTCTCTGGTTTTGGAAGCAGGGTAGAGTATACACCAACACATTCCATGCTGTCTGTCAGTTGGTTCTTCTTCTCTGGTTTTGGAAGCAGCGTAGAGTATAAACCAACACATTCCATGCTGTCTGTCAGTTGGTTCTTCTTCTCTGGTTTTGGAAGCAGCGTAGAGTATAAACCAACACATTCCATGCTGTCTGTCAGTTGGTTCTTCTTCTCTGGTTTTGGAAGCAGCGTAGAGTATACACCAACACATTCCATGCTGTCTGTCAGTTGGTTCTTCTTCTCTGGTTTTGGAAGCAGCGTAGAGTATACACCAACACATTCCATGCTGTCTGTCAGTTGGTTCTTCTTCTCTGGTTTTGGAAGCAGCGTAGAGTATACACCAACACATTCCATGCTGTATGTCAGTTGGTTCTTCTTCTCTGGTTTTGGAAGCAGCGTAGAGTATACACCAACACATTCCATGCCGTCTGTCAGTTGGTTCTTCTTCTCTGGTTTTGGAAGCAGCGTAGAGTATACACCACCACATTCCATGCTGTCTGTCAGTTGGTTCTTCTTCTCTGGTTTTGGAAGCAGGGTAGAGTATACACCAACACATTCCATGCTGTCTGTCAGTTGGTTCTTCTTCTCTGGTTTTGGAAGCAGCGTAGAGTATACACCAACACATTCCATGCGGTCTGTCAGTTGGTTCTTCTTCTCTGGTTTTGGAAGCAGCGTAGAGTATACACCAACACATTCCATGCTGTCTGTCAGTTGGTTGTCTCTCTCAAAAAAGGTGTTGAACACAAGCAGATCTGGGATCCAGGCTACCAACCTGCCTTGTGCTTCCTGCTGTCTAACACTTCATGATAGACGGACCGACGCTTCATTAATTCTACTCTGTCCACCAGCACAGCATTTAAACTGCTTTTATTTTGACAAACAAACGGGGCACTGA